GTGCGCCCAGCACCACCGCCAGCCCGCCCGCCGCCAGCAGGCAGAAGAAGAGAAAGATGCGCAGGCGCAGGCTCAAACCGGTCAGCATCTCACACCTCGCAGGCGGCCTGAATGACCGGGTCGCCTGCGGGCGGGCGGCGCCAGTCTGCTCCCGCGACGCTGCCATCGGCGGCGAACTCGGCCCCATCGGCCAGGCTGGCGCGGCGCAGGCTGTCGCAATCGACCAGCACCGGCAGGCGGTTCACCGCGGCCCAGCGGCCGAAGAAATAGAGATCGAAGAGGCGCTGGCCGGGCTGACCCGGATGGGTCTTGAGGCTGGTGGAATCCAGCGCGGCGAAGCGGTCGACATAAGGAACGAGATAGGTCCAGGGACGGTAGAGGGCGCGGCTCTCGACCGTTTCGATCACCACCATGCCCTCGGGCAGGGCGGCGCGGGTGCGGCTGTACCAGCCGTATTCGCTGGCGATGGTCACGCCGATCATGCCGCAGCCGGCGGCCACCGGCGCCAGCCAGCGCGGCAGCCGCCCGCCCAACAGCCGGTTCAGCGCCATCACCACGCCAGCCATGGCCAGACCCGCCACCAGGGTTCCGATCAGTTCCAGAAACATCGCCTCTTCTCCTCCAGCCTTCCAGGGGGCCAACCGTGCGGCAGGGGCAAGATTTTTCGTCGAAAAATCTCTGCCCGCGCGCCGGTCAGCTCAGCATGCCCTTGCCATGGCCCACTGCCGATTGCATCGTCTTTACCACCACGAAGGCATCGCGCAGATGACTTCGCTCAAAGTCCGACAAAGATGTGGGCGCCAGATAGTTGTCCGGCGCCTCGCCGCGCCGCACCAGCGCGGCCTGATGCTCCAGCCGGGTTTCGGCGATCAGGTCATAGGCGTCCTTGAGATCGCGCCCCCCCGACGCGCTGAGCACGCCCGCCGCTTCGGCGGCCTCGAGCCGGGCGCGGGTGCCGACCTCGGTCAATTCGCCCTGTAGCGCATAGATGCGGCCCAGATCGACCACTGGCACGACGCCATTGTGTTTCAGGTCGAGCGTATTGCGATGCTCGCCCGAACGGATGGTGGCGAAACCGCGCAACAGCCCCAGGGGCGGCGTGTGTTTCAGCGAGTTCGAGATCATATGCGCGACAAAGATCGAATTGGCTCGCGCCGCCCGCAGGGTTTCGGCCTGAAGATCGGTGAACAGCGCCTGATGCCCGCCGATCGGACGCAGGTCGAACATCACGCTCGCCAGCATCTGCGCCTCGGGGTTGGGCTTGGCAATCCAGCCGCGGAAATAGTCGCGCCAGACCCGCACCGGCTGGCACCAGCGCGGGTTGGTGGCCATCATCTCGCCAGGGCAATAGACATAGCCGCAGGTGTTGAGCCCGTCGCAGACGAACTGCGCCAGCTCACCGAAGTAAGGCATCTGGGCCTTGGTCACCGCGTCGTCCAGCATCAGGCAATTGTCCTGATCGGACACGCCAGTCTGTTCCTGCCGGCCCTGGCTGCCGCAGGCGAGCCAGAGATAGGGCACCGGTGGCGGCCCGAGCTTCTCTTCGGCCAGCGCCAGCAGGCGGCGGGTGGCGGTGTCGGCGATATCGGTGATCAGGCGGGTGACCACCTCGTGCCGGTTGCCGCCGGCGACCAGCTGCACCAGCAGGCGCGGGATCTCGGCGGTGACCTCGGCCATCTCAGCGGCACTGGTGGCGCGGGCGAGGCGGCTCACCAGTTCGGCGGAACTGACCGCCTGGAACCGGGTCAGATCGGTCTGGGTGACCATGCCCACCAGCCGCCCGGCCTCGACAATCGGGATATGCCCAATATGGCGCTCCATCATCGCGTGCAGCACGTCCGATCCGATGGCCGAGGGGGCGAGGGTGAGCGGGGCAGGGGTCATCACCTGATCGACCGGGGTATCGGGGCTGCGCGCCTCGGCCACCACCTTGCCCGAGAGATCGCGCTGGGTAAGGATGCCGACCAATGCACCGTCTTCGCAGACACAGAGAGAAGAGATCGAGCGCGCGCGCATCTCCTGCGCCGCCGCCTGTACCGTGGTATCCGGCGCGCAGGTGGCAGGATCGCGGGCCATCAGGGTCTCGACCCGGCTGGTGGCGAGGCTTTGCACCTGTGGGCGCGGCGCGCGGGCGCGGTTGAAGAATTTCGCCACCACCGGATGGGCGGCCATGAGGTCCGAGAACAGATCGGGCGGCAGCACCAGCAGCACCGAATGGGCATCGGCGCGGGCCGAGGTGACGGCGTGCCCGTCGCGCATCAGTCCACGCTCGCCAAAGGAATTGCGCAGGCCAAGGTGTGAGACCACCGCGCCGTTTTCATCACGGATCTCGATCTGGCCCTCGTAGACGATGAACAGGCCCGGAAGCTTTTCGCCCAGATCGTAGACGGCGAAATCGCGCTCTACCTCCCAGGCGTCCAGCCGGGTGGCGATCCGCTCCAGTTCTTCCAGCGGCAGCGCATCATAGGGGTGCACCGATTTCAGGAAACGGGTGATCTGGTCAGGGGTAAGGGGCATGGGTCAGCACCGGGTCTTGAATGAAAAAGTCCCGCCGGGACAGGGCCAGGCGGGACATGGTCAGTAAAGGCGGTCCGCAATCGGGAGGGAGTGCGGGCCGCCTTGCATCTCAGTGATCCTGAGCTGCGCCTGCGCCTCGGGGGATGCGCACGCTTTCGACCAGGTCCTTGATTTCCTGCGGGGTCTCCTTGGTCATGCCGGCGACCAGATAGGCGACGCCGAAGTTGACCGCCGCACCGATGGCGCCGAACGAGGTCGACTTGACCGTGCCCAGAAGCGGGTCGGCATCGGTGAAGGAGTTGGTGCCGGGGATGAAGAACCAGCCCTTGTGCAGGAAGATATAGAGCAGGGTCACGACCAGACCGGCCAGCATGCCAGCCACCGCGCCGCTGTTGTTGATCTTCTTCGAGAAGATCCCCATCATCAGCGCCGGGAAGATCGAGGCCGCTGCCAGGCCAAAGGCCAGTGCCACGGTCTGCGCGGCAAAGCCCGGCGGGTTCAGACCCAGATAGGTCGCCACCCCGATGGCCACGGCCATCGCGATCCGTGCCGACAACAGCTCTCCCTTTTCCGAGATGTTCGGATTGATCGAACCCTTGATCAGATCGTGGCTGACCGCCGAGGAGATCGCCAGCAGCAGACCGGCGGCGGTGGACAGCGCGGCGGCCAGACCACCGGCGGCGACCAGACCGATCACCCAACCGGGCAGGTTGGCAATCTCCGGGTTGGCCAGAAC
The window above is part of the Ruegeria pomeroyi DSS-3 genome. Proteins encoded here:
- a CDS encoding DUF294 nucleotidyltransferase-like domain-containing protein; this translates as MPLTPDQITRFLKSVHPYDALPLEELERIATRLDAWEVERDFAVYDLGEKLPGLFIVYEGQIEIRDENGAVVSHLGLRNSFGERGLMRDGHAVTSARADAHSVLLVLPPDLFSDLMAAHPVVAKFFNRARAPRPQVQSLATSRVETLMARDPATCAPDTTVQAAAQEMRARSISSLCVCEDGALVGILTQRDLSGKVVAEARSPDTPVDQVMTPAPLTLAPSAIGSDVLHAMMERHIGHIPIVEAGRLVGMVTQTDLTRFQAVSSAELVSRLARATSAAEMAEVTAEIPRLLVQLVAGGNRHEVVTRLITDIADTATRRLLALAEEKLGPPPVPYLWLACGSQGRQEQTGVSDQDNCLMLDDAVTKAQMPYFGELAQFVCDGLNTCGYVYCPGEMMATNPRWCQPVRVWRDYFRGWIAKPNPEAQMLASVMFDLRPIGGHQALFTDLQAETLRAARANSIFVAHMISNSLKHTPPLGLLRGFATIRSGEHRNTLDLKHNGVVPVVDLGRIYALQGELTEVGTRARLEAAEAAGVLSASGGRDLKDAYDLIAETRLEHQAALVRRGEAPDNYLAPTSLSDFERSHLRDAFVVVKTMQSAVGHGKGMLS